One window of the bacterium genome contains the following:
- a CDS encoding isocitrate/isopropylmalate dehydrogenase family protein gives MAKYRIGWMPGDGVGVDVMDATRIVLDALGFDADYIPGDIGWEIWCREANALPDRTLEMLRGVDAALFGAITSKPKEEAEAELIPELRGKGHVYRSPIVRLRQEFNLRTNLRPCKAYAGNPLNYRDNLDMVVFRQNTEDLYMGVEWHPLPQELRDVMVKTLPGPTKRLADTANEDIALSARILTRLGCQQIVRDAFEYAKKYGYKTVTIVEKPNVVRETSGLMVREARKIAKDYPGIELWETNIDAMCMWLIKNPEQYGVMVSSNMFGDILSDLCAQLVGGLGFACSGNLGDDIGIFEPSHGSAPKYVGLNKVNPIAMILSAKMMLDHLGEKDMAARMESAVAAVIKDGKARTYDMGGATTTTGMAKAIAARC, from the coding sequence ATGGCGAAGTACAGGATCGGCTGGATGCCCGGCGACGGCGTGGGCGTCGACGTGATGGACGCCACGCGCATCGTTCTGGACGCGCTGGGCTTCGACGCCGACTACATCCCCGGCGACATCGGCTGGGAGATCTGGTGCCGCGAGGCGAACGCACTGCCTGACCGCACGCTCGAGATGCTCCGCGGCGTGGACGCTGCGCTGTTCGGCGCCATCACCAGCAAGCCGAAGGAAGAGGCCGAGGCCGAACTGATCCCCGAGCTGCGCGGCAAGGGCCATGTGTATCGCAGCCCCATCGTGCGCCTGCGCCAGGAGTTCAACCTGCGGACGAACCTGCGGCCGTGCAAGGCATACGCCGGCAACCCGCTGAACTACCGCGACAACCTCGACATGGTCGTGTTCCGCCAGAACACCGAGGACCTGTACATGGGCGTGGAGTGGCACCCGCTGCCGCAGGAACTGCGCGATGTCATGGTGAAGACGCTGCCCGGCCCCACGAAGCGCCTGGCGGATACGGCCAACGAGGACATCGCGCTGTCGGCGCGCATCCTGACGCGCCTGGGCTGCCAGCAGATCGTGCGCGACGCCTTCGAGTACGCGAAGAAGTACGGCTACAAGACGGTGACCATCGTCGAGAAGCCGAACGTGGTGCGCGAGACCAGCGGCCTGATGGTGCGGGAGGCGCGCAAGATCGCCAAGGACTACCCCGGCATCGAGCTGTGGGAGACAAACATCGACGCCATGTGCATGTGGCTGATCAAGAACCCCGAACAGTACGGGGTGATGGTGTCGAGCAACATGTTCGGCGACATCCTCAGCGACCTCTGCGCGCAGCTGGTCGGCGGCCTCGGCTTCGCCTGCAGCGGCAACCTCGGCGACGACATCGGCATCTTCGAGCCCAGCCACGGCTCGGCGCCGAAGTACGTCGGGCTGAACAAGGTCAACCCGATCGCGATGATCCTCTCGGCCAAGATGATGCTCGATCACCTGGGCGAGAAGGACATGGCGGCGCGGATGGAGAGTGCGGTTGCGGCTGTGATCAAGGACGGGAAGGCTCGTACCTATGACATGGGCGGCGCCACGACAACCACCGGCATGGCCAAAGCGATCGCCGCGCGCTGCTAG
- a CDS encoding hydrogenase iron-sulfur subunit — translation MEAPVPNRLCEPRLTVFHCEHCCPGIALAAGAGSHCRLVPGCTGQVDAARLREAFLEDTDGVLIIGCLRPACCLPENDVEAFLHIHHAALALHRLGVDPARLRRLWLRPREAHLVPGLITAFRRRVIALGPRFEARAPRPELAPVSASAQA, via the coding sequence ATGGAAGCCCCCGTGCCGAATCGTCTCTGTGAACCGCGCCTCACGGTCTTCCATTGCGAGCATTGCTGCCCGGGCATTGCCCTGGCCGCGGGCGCAGGCAGCCACTGCCGTCTGGTGCCGGGGTGCACCGGACAGGTCGACGCCGCCCGGCTGCGGGAGGCGTTCCTGGAGGACACGGACGGCGTCCTCATCATCGGCTGCCTGAGACCCGCCTGCTGCCTGCCCGAGAATGACGTGGAGGCGTTCCTCCACATCCACCATGCGGCGCTGGCGCTGCACCGCCTTGGCGTGGATCCGGCCCGGCTGCGGCGGCTCTGGCTGCGGCCCCGCGAGGCCCACCTGGTGCCCGGTCTGATCACCGCTTTCCGGCGCCGTGTGATTGCGCTTGGGCCGCGCTTCGAGGCACGCGCACCGCGGCCCGAACTGGCGCCGGTCTCGGCCTCAGCCCAGGCCTGA
- a CDS encoding M48 family metallopeptidase codes for MKRHLSAIVLGVVGLTLLAACATVPITGRRQLSLIPDSQMNSMSFSQYDQVLAESKLSKDAAATAQVKRVGAKIQGAVEKYFQQQGQSQQLAGYEWEFNLIDSEEANAWCMPGGKVAFYTGILPICKDDAGIAVVMGHEVAHAIARHGGERMSQQMALELGGMALSEAVRSKPEQTRNLWMGAFGLGAQVGVMLPFSRSHESEADRLGLIFMAMAGYNPQEAPKFWERMSANGGGGAPEFLSTHPSDATRIRQLNEYMAEAQPYYQGR; via the coding sequence ATGAAACGTCATTTGTCTGCCATCGTCCTCGGCGTCGTCGGCCTGACGCTCCTGGCCGCCTGCGCCACCGTGCCCATCACCGGGCGTCGTCAGTTGAGCCTGATCCCCGACAGCCAGATGAACTCGATGAGCTTCTCGCAGTACGACCAGGTGCTGGCCGAGAGCAAGCTGAGCAAGGATGCCGCAGCCACCGCCCAGGTCAAGCGCGTGGGCGCGAAGATCCAGGGCGCCGTCGAGAAGTACTTCCAGCAGCAGGGCCAGTCGCAGCAGTTGGCCGGCTACGAGTGGGAGTTCAACCTGATCGACAGCGAAGAAGCCAACGCATGGTGCATGCCGGGCGGAAAGGTCGCCTTCTATACGGGCATCCTTCCCATCTGCAAGGACGACGCCGGCATCGCCGTCGTCATGGGCCACGAGGTGGCGCACGCCATCGCCCGCCACGGCGGCGAGCGCATGAGCCAGCAGATGGCCCTGGAACTGGGCGGCATGGCACTCTCGGAAGCGGTGCGTTCGAAGCCGGAACAGACGCGCAACCTCTGGATGGGCGCCTTCGGCCTGGGCGCGCAGGTGGGCGTGATGCTGCCGTTCAGCCGTTCCCACGAGAGCGAAGCGGACCGGCTCGGCCTGATCTTCATGGCGATGGCCGGCTACAACCCGCAGGAAGCACCGAAGTTCTGGGAGCGCATGTCGGCGAACGGTGGCGGCGGTGCGCCGGAGTTCCTCAGCACGCACCCGTCCGACGCCACCCGTATTCGCCAGCTCAACGAGTACATGGCCGAGGCCCAGCCTTACTATCAGGGCCGGTGA